A region from the Lysobacter sp. BMK333-48F3 genome encodes:
- a CDS encoding carbon-nitrogen hydrolase family protein, translating into MRVAVAKYRIGAPRDFAEFADKQAQWLAEARAGGAQVAVLPEYLSLELGATFGAATQGDLHASLVATQAYHGAWLELFGLLARELRLHVVAGSFLFDPGHGRYRNRSYAFAPDGGRVWQDKLQLTGFEKRAGVIEAGNELSAFALGAARAGIAICYDIEFPLPVRAQCEAGARLLLAPSCTDTDAGATRVRVGCLARALENRCFVAQAVTAGDAAWSPALDVNTGEAAVYAPMDVGLPADGVLAQTRGGQRWAYADLDFAALEASRAQAQVANDRDWPGQHAPAIARARLQGWEPRG; encoded by the coding sequence ATGAGAGTGGCGGTGGCCAAGTACCGGATCGGCGCGCCGCGCGATTTCGCCGAGTTCGCCGACAAGCAGGCGCAGTGGCTGGCCGAGGCGCGCGCCGGCGGCGCGCAGGTGGCGGTGTTGCCGGAGTATCTGTCGCTGGAGCTGGGCGCGACCTTCGGCGCGGCGACCCAGGGCGATCTGCACGCTTCGCTGGTCGCCACCCAGGCCTATCACGGCGCCTGGCTGGAACTGTTCGGCCTGCTCGCGCGCGAACTGCGCCTGCACGTGGTCGCCGGCAGTTTTCTGTTCGATCCCGGGCACGGCCGTTATCGCAATCGCAGCTACGCCTTCGCGCCCGACGGCGGGCGGGTGTGGCAGGACAAGCTGCAGCTGACCGGGTTCGAAAAGCGCGCCGGGGTGATCGAGGCCGGCAACGAATTGAGCGCCTTCGCCCTGGGCGCGGCGCGCGCGGGCATCGCGATCTGCTACGACATCGAGTTCCCGCTGCCGGTGCGCGCGCAATGCGAGGCCGGCGCGCGGCTGCTGCTGGCGCCGAGCTGCACCGACACCGACGCCGGCGCGACCCGGGTGCGGGTCGGCTGCCTGGCGCGGGCGCTGGAGAACCGCTGCTTCGTCGCCCAGGCGGTCACCGCGGGCGACGCGGCCTGGAGCCCGGCGCTGGACGTCAACACCGGCGAGGCCGCGGTGTACGCGCCGATGGACGTGGGCCTGCCGGCCGACGGCGTGCTGGCGCAGACCCGCGGCGGACAACGCTGGGCCTATGCCGACCTGGACTTCGCCGCGCTCGAGGCCAGCCGCGCGCAGGCGCAGGTCGCCAACGACCGCGACTGGCCCGGCCAGCACGCCCCGGCGATCGCGCGGGCGAGGTTGCAGGGCTGGGAGCCGCGGGGCTGA
- the creD gene encoding cell envelope integrity protein CreD — protein sequence MRVWLKMLLVLGMTLAILIPLLMIGGIIDERQGYRAEAVNKIARSYAGAQAFSGPVLVVPYEDTWIEQQKDLDGAIKQVRRRELGHWTFFPNKLDVDGELLPRVRQLGLHKVRVYDWAGSARADFSATIPAEPAADPVRNGRVRSIGRPWISYAFTDVRGLRAPKLRLNGVEAAIEDGLGARDGGGIHARLAIPAPGAQLRLNTELSFVLGGTESLALVPLGKNNRFALHSKWPHPNYGGSFPPSSDDIGKDGFRAEWQVASVATNAQRQYLAGTVLPAVHLARDEAANEPGGEINAVQVTLKDPVNVYSQADRATKYGLLFVLLTFVGFFMFELIKQLRIHPIQYGLVGLALAIFFLLLVSLSEHIAFGQAYLAASAACIGLLVFYLSAVLRSLVRALGFGAMLTTLYGALYGLLVSEDNALVLGAGLLFLILATIMAVTRKVDWYQLGGGLPRRAPVPDPPVGPA from the coding sequence ATGCGGGTGTGGCTGAAGATGTTGTTGGTGCTGGGGATGACCCTGGCGATCCTGATTCCGCTGCTGATGATCGGCGGGATCATCGACGAGCGGCAGGGCTATCGCGCCGAGGCGGTGAACAAGATCGCGCGCAGCTACGCCGGCGCGCAGGCGTTTTCCGGGCCGGTGCTGGTGGTGCCGTACGAGGACACCTGGATCGAGCAGCAGAAGGACCTCGACGGCGCGATCAAGCAGGTGCGCCGCCGCGAGCTCGGTCACTGGACCTTCTTCCCCAACAAGCTCGACGTCGACGGCGAACTGCTGCCGCGGGTGCGCCAGCTCGGCCTGCACAAGGTGCGGGTATACGACTGGGCCGGCAGCGCGCGCGCCGACTTCAGCGCGACGATTCCGGCCGAGCCGGCGGCCGACCCGGTCCGCAACGGCCGGGTGCGCAGCATCGGCCGGCCGTGGATCAGCTACGCCTTCACCGACGTGCGCGGCCTGCGCGCGCCGAAGCTGCGCTTGAACGGGGTCGAGGCGGCGATCGAGGACGGCCTGGGCGCGCGCGACGGCGGCGGCATCCATGCCCGCCTGGCGATCCCGGCGCCGGGCGCCCAGTTGCGCCTGAACACCGAGCTGAGCTTCGTCCTCGGCGGCACCGAATCGCTGGCCCTGGTGCCGCTGGGCAAGAACAACCGCTTCGCCCTGCATTCCAAGTGGCCGCACCCCAACTACGGCGGCAGCTTCCCGCCCAGCTCGGACGACATCGGCAAGGACGGCTTCCGCGCCGAATGGCAAGTGGCTTCGGTGGCGACCAACGCCCAGCGCCAGTACCTGGCCGGCACCGTGCTGCCGGCCGTGCACCTGGCCCGCGACGAGGCGGCCAACGAGCCCGGCGGCGAGATCAACGCGGTGCAGGTGACGCTGAAGGACCCGGTCAACGTCTACAGCCAGGCCGATCGCGCGACCAAGTACGGCCTGCTGTTCGTGCTGCTGACCTTCGTCGGCTTCTTCATGTTCGAACTGATCAAGCAACTGCGCATCCACCCGATCCAGTACGGCCTGGTCGGCCTGGCGCTGGCGATCTTCTTCCTGTTGCTGGTCAGCCTCAGCGAGCACATCGCCTTCGGCCAGGCCTATCTGGCGGCGAGCGCGGCCTGCATCGGCCTGCTGGTGTTCTACCTGAGCGCGGTGCTGCGCAGCCTGGTGCGCGCGCTGGGCTTCGGCGCCATGCTGACCACGCTGTACGGCGCCCTGTACGGGCTGCTGGTGTCGGAGGACAACGCCCTGGTGCTCGGCGCCGGCCTGCTGTTCCTGATCCTGGCCACGATCATGGCGGTGACCCGCAAGGTCGACTGGTATCAGCTCGGCGGCGGCCTGCCGCGGCGCGCGCCGGTGCCGGACCCGCCGGTCGGCCCGGCCTGA
- a CDS encoding GNAT family N-acetyltransferase yields MKKPMPVIRSFAGVEIAPHLPALAELRMRVFREWPYLYDGDAQYEERYLRTYRDSWRSVVVLAFDGGRVVGASTGLPLSDETDEIRAAFDGHLVQVEHVFYCGESVLLPEYRGLGVGHRFFDLREAHARALGDLRWTTFCSVERDPDDPRRPAFHRGNEVFWRKRGYTHRPELRAHLSWSEIGCGEQPHTLSFWLRPLERAR; encoded by the coding sequence ATGAAAAAGCCGATGCCCGTAATCCGCAGTTTCGCTGGAGTGGAAATCGCCCCGCATCTGCCGGCATTGGCCGAACTGCGCATGCGGGTGTTCCGCGAATGGCCGTATCTGTACGACGGCGACGCGCAGTACGAGGAGCGGTACCTGCGCACCTATCGCGACTCCTGGCGCAGCGTGGTGGTGCTGGCCTTCGACGGCGGCCGGGTGGTCGGCGCCTCGACCGGGCTGCCGCTGAGCGACGAGACCGACGAGATCCGCGCCGCCTTCGACGGCCACCTGGTCCAGGTCGAGCACGTGTTCTACTGCGGCGAATCGGTGCTGCTGCCGGAGTATCGCGGGCTCGGCGTCGGCCACCGTTTCTTCGATCTGCGCGAGGCGCACGCGCGCGCGCTAGGCGACCTGCGCTGGACCACGTTCTGCTCGGTCGAGCGCGACCCCGACGACCCGCGCCGGCCGGCGTTCCATCGCGGCAACGAGGTCTTCTGGCGCAAGCGCGGCTATACCCATCGTCCCGAACTGCGCGCCCACCTGAGCTGGAGCGAGATCGGCTGCGGCGAACAGCCGCATACCCTGAGTTTCTGGCTGCGGCCGTTGGAGCGAGCGCGATGA
- a CDS encoding EAL domain-containing protein, with the protein MSAVPLPPRSAQSASRRCAVSGAFAIAFQPIVDLARREVFAYEALGRRAGSDGAAALFAGLDAPARADLERRLARAALRAAAHMPGGQRLSINLGSSMLGDPIALHELHRQAQSLGLDGQRIVFEFPESCPIARNAWSRAQRSLRDWGYATAIDDFGAGYAGLALLADCPPDLLKIDIGLVRGIAADRPRQVIVAGLVSIAAQLGIALIAEGVETQADAAQLKAMGIVLQQGYLYARAQVGRWPQPAPDVWAAVGGRAIDRRAL; encoded by the coding sequence ATGAGCGCCGTACCCCTGCCGCCGCGTTCGGCCCAGTCCGCGAGCCGGCGTTGCGCCGTTTCGGGCGCGTTCGCGATCGCCTTCCAGCCCATCGTCGATCTCGCCCGGCGCGAGGTGTTCGCCTACGAAGCGCTGGGGCGGCGCGCCGGCAGCGACGGCGCCGCGGCCTTGTTCGCCGGCCTGGACGCGCCGGCGCGCGCCGACCTGGAACGGCGCCTGGCGCGCGCGGCCCTGCGCGCCGCCGCGCACATGCCCGGCGGACAGCGGCTGTCGATCAACCTCGGTTCGTCGATGCTCGGCGACCCGATCGCCTTGCACGAGCTGCACCGCCAGGCGCAGTCGCTGGGCCTGGACGGCCAGCGCATCGTGTTCGAGTTCCCCGAGTCCTGTCCGATCGCGCGCAACGCCTGGAGCCGAGCGCAACGGTCGCTGCGCGATTGGGGCTACGCCACCGCGATCGACGACTTCGGCGCCGGCTATGCCGGCCTGGCGCTGCTCGCCGATTGCCCGCCGGACCTGCTCAAGATCGACATCGGCCTGGTCCGCGGCATCGCCGCCGACCGTCCCCGCCAGGTGATCGTCGCCGGCCTGGTCTCGATCGCCGCGCAACTGGGCATCGCCCTGATCGCCGAGGGCGTGGAAACCCAGGCCGACGCGGCCCAGCTCAAAGCGATGGGGATCGTGCTGCAGCAAGGCTATCTGTACGCCCGCGCCCAGGTCGGCCGCTGGCCGCAGCCCGCGCCCGACGTATGGGCCGCCGTCGGCGGACGCGCGATCGATCGCCGCGCCCTGTGA
- a CDS encoding phosphatase PAP2 family protein — MPLRKRLSDGESGWCLRANRLGERNGSRAYFAAISRLGDGVFWYSLMAGLIVADGYDGLRASLHLAATGVIALALYKLLKRWTRRPRPFASDQRIHAWVAPLDEFSFPSGHTLHAVAFSLVAMAHYPILAWLLIPFTASVAASRVVLGLHYPSDVLAATAIGSALAGLSLWLVPGVSLW; from the coding sequence ATGCCCTTGCGCAAACGCCTCAGCGACGGCGAATCCGGCTGGTGCCTGCGCGCCAACCGGCTCGGCGAACGCAACGGTTCGCGCGCCTACTTCGCCGCGATCAGCCGGCTCGGCGACGGCGTGTTCTGGTACTCGCTGATGGCCGGCCTGATCGTCGCCGACGGTTACGACGGCCTGCGCGCCTCGCTGCACCTGGCCGCGACCGGGGTGATCGCGCTGGCGCTGTACAAACTGCTCAAGCGCTGGACCCGGCGTCCGCGTCCGTTCGCCTCCGACCAGCGCATCCACGCCTGGGTCGCGCCGCTGGACGAGTTCAGCTTTCCCTCCGGCCACACCCTGCATGCCGTCGCCTTCAGCCTGGTCGCGATGGCCCACTACCCGATCCTGGCCTGGTTGCTGATCCCGTTCACCGCCAGCGTCGCCGCCTCGCGCGTGGTGCTGGGCCTGCATTACCCCAGCGACGTGCTCGCCGCGACCGCGATCGGCAGCGCGCTGGCCGGGCTGTCGTTGTGGCTGGTGCCCGGCGTGTCGTTGTGGTGA
- a CDS encoding carboxypeptidase-like regulatory domain-containing protein has protein sequence MDLLGVSRLGVSRPMLRRLAWSIAGALFVAPVAMAQTAPDPGAYRDRIIAPQALAPLPPDEDEAPADDGPPRALRVELHLARSERGERSYDEHGLSAGGFWETADHGSLSLDANLFRSDRLHGEDGDGRDWGGLATLWQRNLYLDGGWRLDNGLGVLNTPAPELQRNQYRFFLPTAPLAGASTQWRQDASGTTAYAAFGRAGVYDGRRMIGFDPGDGRVAAAGVQWRSGAAWSQSLALLGSGGRIVADGRGDIGFASGDSQAAHWAGAWHSANDSVQFNLLGSRSDGRDAAGAWIDASARRGRYRHNYGVFSLDPGLAWGALPINQDVRGGYYRIGYQYGRWQWNAGIDDIRSIGGDGFDGQYATAYARYQTSSRIGYGASLSLRHADGNAHAVQLFADRAGDWGQTRLQFDHADGAGAGRSWQASLDQALPLRAGRRLSVSLGYGEIADAELGSTRTATLAFYGGLALGSRVSLDGNARWTYGDGASALRGTDLNLGLDWRIAPRWSLNLAVYQSRGRQRSPFALDPLAIESPFLALPRERSALLSLRYDRQRGRSQAVLGGAPGAATGGIAGSLFLDDNDDGVRAASEQAAAAVTVVLDGRYAVRTDSNGEFSFPRVSVGEHTLEVIADNLPLPWSVREQFARRRIEVTVRRNARVDIPAVRPR, from the coding sequence GTGGACTTGCTTGGCGTCAGCCGGCTTGGCGTCAGCCGGCCGATGCTGCGCCGGCTGGCCTGGTCCATCGCCGGCGCCCTGTTCGTCGCGCCGGTCGCGATGGCGCAGACCGCGCCCGACCCGGGCGCGTACCGCGACCGCATCATCGCGCCGCAGGCGCTGGCGCCGTTGCCGCCGGACGAGGACGAAGCGCCCGCCGACGACGGTCCGCCGCGCGCGCTGCGGGTCGAGCTGCACCTGGCGCGCAGCGAACGCGGCGAGCGCAGCTACGACGAGCACGGCCTCTCGGCCGGCGGCTTCTGGGAAACCGCCGACCACGGCAGCCTGTCGCTGGACGCGAACCTGTTCCGCAGCGATCGCCTGCACGGCGAAGACGGCGACGGCCGCGACTGGGGCGGGCTGGCCACGCTGTGGCAGCGCAACCTCTACCTCGACGGCGGCTGGCGCCTGGACAACGGCCTGGGCGTGCTCAACACCCCCGCGCCGGAGCTGCAACGCAACCAGTACCGGTTCTTCCTGCCGACCGCGCCGCTGGCCGGCGCCAGCACCCAGTGGCGGCAGGACGCCAGCGGCACCACCGCCTACGCCGCGTTCGGCCGCGCCGGCGTCTACGACGGCCGGCGCATGATCGGCTTCGACCCCGGCGACGGCCGGGTCGCCGCGGCCGGCGTGCAGTGGCGCAGCGGCGCGGCCTGGAGCCAGTCGCTGGCGCTGCTCGGCAGCGGCGGCCGGATCGTCGCCGACGGCCGCGGCGACATCGGCTTCGCTTCCGGCGACAGTCAGGCCGCGCACTGGGCCGGCGCCTGGCACTCGGCCAACGACAGCGTCCAGTTCAATCTGCTCGGCAGCCGCAGCGACGGCCGCGACGCCGCCGGCGCCTGGATCGACGCCAGCGCCAGGCGCGGCCGCTACCGCCACAACTACGGCGTGTTCTCGCTCGACCCGGGACTGGCCTGGGGCGCGCTGCCGATCAATCAGGACGTGCGCGGCGGCTACTACCGCATCGGCTACCAGTACGGACGCTGGCAGTGGAACGCCGGCATCGACGACATCCGCTCGATCGGCGGCGACGGCTTCGACGGCCAGTACGCCACCGCTTACGCGCGTTACCAGACCAGCAGCCGCATCGGCTACGGCGCCAGCCTCAGCCTGCGCCACGCCGACGGCAACGCGCATGCGGTGCAGTTGTTCGCCGACCGCGCCGGCGACTGGGGCCAGACCCGGCTGCAGTTCGACCACGCCGACGGCGCCGGCGCCGGCCGCAGCTGGCAGGCCAGCCTCGATCAGGCGCTGCCCTTGCGCGCCGGCCGGCGGCTGTCGGTGTCGCTGGGCTACGGCGAGATCGCCGACGCCGAACTCGGTTCGACCCGCACCGCCACCCTGGCCTTCTACGGCGGCCTGGCCCTGGGTTCGCGGGTCAGCCTGGACGGCAACGCGCGCTGGACCTACGGCGACGGCGCCAGCGCGCTGCGCGGCACCGACCTCAACCTCGGCCTGGACTGGCGCATCGCGCCGCGCTGGTCGCTCAACCTGGCCGTGTACCAGAGCCGCGGCCGCCAGCGCTCGCCGTTCGCGCTGGACCCGCTGGCGATCGAATCGCCGTTCCTGGCCTTGCCGCGCGAACGCTCGGCGCTGCTCAGCCTGCGCTACGACCGCCAGCGCGGCCGCAGCCAGGCGGTGCTCGGCGGCGCGCCGGGCGCGGCCACCGGCGGCATCGCCGGCTCGCTGTTCCTGGACGACAACGACGACGGCGTGCGCGCCGCCTCCGAACAGGCCGCAGCCGCCGTCACCGTGGTCCTGGACGGCCGCTACGCGGTGCGCACCGACAGCAACGGCGAATTCTCCTTTCCGCGCGTCTCGGTCGGCGAACACACCCTGGAGGTGATCGCCGACAACCTGCCGTTGCCGTGGTCGGTGCGCGAACAGTTCGCCCGCCGCCGCATCGAGGTGACGGTGCGGCGCAACGCGCGGGTCGACATTCCGGCGGTACGGCCGCGATGA